One genomic region from Jilunia laotingensis encodes:
- a CDS encoding DUF5712 family protein: protein MHIDFAPPSNGTYNNAGSCQQLTNYLEHEDLERMEKGIYIDGFFNLTEDNIYKSKVIKDIDTNIGQLLKTDAKFFAIHISPSENELRAMGNTEQEKAEAMKRYIREVFIPEYAKNFNKGLSETDIKFYGKIHFDRNRSDNELNMHCHLIVSRKDETNKKKLSPLTNHKDTKTGVVKGGFNRVNLFQQAEQGFDKLFGYDRQQSESFGYHNTMKNGSISEQLELQNQDFTGEKKKEVFQSGEKENNISCNLDSKQDNKYAYNQQYNNLYDSLLSVFSLRDSNNYEARVSEESQIQKRKKKKKKGIKR from the coding sequence ATGCACATAGACTTTGCCCCGCCTTCAAACGGAACATATAATAATGCTGGGAGTTGCCAACAGCTAACTAATTATTTAGAGCATGAAGATTTAGAACGGATGGAGAAAGGAATCTATATTGATGGATTTTTCAATCTAACGGAGGATAACATCTATAAATCAAAGGTCATAAAAGATATAGATACCAATATCGGACAACTCCTGAAAACTGATGCTAAGTTTTTCGCTATCCATATCAGCCCATCGGAAAACGAACTTCGGGCAATGGGTAATACCGAGCAAGAGAAAGCCGAAGCCATGAAACGTTATATTCGTGAAGTGTTTATACCTGAATATGCTAAGAACTTCAATAAAGGACTATCTGAAACCGATATTAAGTTTTACGGGAAGATTCATTTTGACCGCAACCGTTCTGATAACGAACTGAATATGCACTGTCATTTGATAGTGAGCCGGAAAGATGAAACCAATAAAAAGAAGCTATCACCGCTTACGAATCATAAGGATACTAAAACTGGGGTAGTCAAGGGTGGTTTTAACCGTGTAAACCTATTCCAACAAGCGGAACAAGGTTTTGATAAACTCTTTGGCTACGACCGTCAACAATCGGAATCATTCGGTTACCACAATACGATGAAGAACGGTTCTATTTCCGAACAACTTGAATTACAAAATCAAGACTTTACTGGTGAAAAGAAGAAAGAAGTATTTCAATCCGGTGAGAAAGAAAACAATATTTCTTGCAATCTTGATAGCAAACAGGATAACAAATATGCTTACAATCAACAATATAACAATTTATATGATTCTCTTTTGTCTGTTTTCTCATTGAGAGATAGTAATAATTACGAAGCAAGAGTGTCAGAAGAATCACAGATACAGAAACGCAAGAAAAAAAAGAAGAAAGGAATAAAACGATGA
- a CDS encoding helix-turn-helix domain-containing protein, with amino-acid sequence MNTDNIFGKRLTSARKMAGLSLQALADKLGNVITKQSLNKYEQGIMKPDSSILIALANILNVSVDFFFYEPLENLTLDNVRFRKFSTKINKTQSCSIEEKAKEAIARRLRIFNLLGNKNEVAQFNFGEVTSSNVEEAAMSFRLQWELGNDPINDVITMLEDHGYWIIEIEAPDGFDGFHTRILNYEIIVLRKIAPNEDQVRRRMSALHEFAHSVLRFGKEISEKEEEKLCTAFASAVLYPYNLVLKEMSAGKFHFYTQELYLLKEKWGISIKAIIYRAYSVGILKDFVFKKMMISYQTKFKLGEKKVFPSKEEPTLFAKMIFNAIGMGVLSLTEAAHLLDISIDEFRNQIDSVA; translated from the coding sequence ATGAATACAGATAATATTTTTGGTAAAAGACTTACTTCCGCCCGGAAAATGGCTGGCTTATCATTACAAGCTCTGGCAGATAAACTTGGTAATGTAATCACCAAGCAATCTCTAAACAAATATGAGCAAGGGATAATGAAACCTGATAGTAGCATATTAATAGCCTTAGCTAATATTTTAAATGTATCAGTCGATTTTTTCTTCTATGAACCACTTGAAAATCTTACATTAGATAATGTTAGATTTAGAAAGTTCTCTACTAAGATAAATAAAACTCAGAGCTGTTCTATTGAAGAGAAAGCCAAAGAGGCTATTGCAAGAAGGCTTCGCATATTCAATCTATTGGGAAATAAAAATGAAGTTGCTCAGTTTAATTTTGGAGAAGTGACAAGCTCAAATGTTGAAGAAGCTGCTATGAGTTTCCGACTTCAATGGGAATTAGGAAATGATCCTATAAATGATGTAATAACAATGTTAGAAGATCATGGATATTGGATAATTGAAATAGAGGCTCCTGACGGTTTTGATGGCTTTCACACACGAATATTAAACTATGAAATTATTGTTTTACGAAAAATAGCCCCTAACGAGGATCAAGTACGTAGGCGAATGTCTGCTCTCCACGAATTTGCGCATTCTGTTTTAAGATTTGGAAAAGAAATCTCTGAAAAAGAAGAAGAGAAACTTTGCACAGCTTTTGCATCAGCAGTTCTATATCCGTACAACTTGGTTTTAAAAGAAATGAGTGCAGGAAAATTTCATTTCTATACTCAAGAACTATATTTATTAAAAGAAAAATGGGGAATATCAATTAAAGCAATCATATATCGTGCATACAGCGTAGGTATATTAAAAGATTTTGTCTTTAAAAAAATGATGATTTCCTATCAAACAAAATTCAAACTTGGAGAGAAAAAAGTCTTTCCCAGTAAAGAAGAACCAACGTTGTTTGCCAAAATGATTTTCAATGCTATTGGTATGGGAGTATTGTCCTTAACAGAAGCTGCTCACCTTCTAGATATATCCATTGATGAGTTTCGTAATCAAATAGACAGTGTAGCATGA
- a CDS encoding AraC family transcriptional regulator has protein sequence MPEKKTTREEYQMCVNTVVDYINLHLGEEIDLKSLARISHFSPFYFHRIISAFLGEPIGTFIIRTRTEAAARLLRYSDIPVADIAYRIGYSSPSSLSKVFKQLYGISPLEYRNNKNFVIMKPAIIRPDLELKSEIKSIPARNVIYIRLSGDYKFNDYCGTWGRLWRFVKEQSLPGGEPSPLCIYYDDPKVTPAEKLRTDVCMVMPVTVTPKGDIGYKLLPAGRYAVFLYKGPYDNLQAVYDTIYGKYLPEMECTLRDEASAERYLNDPANTEPNELLTEIYIPVE, from the coding sequence ATGCCGGAAAAGAAAACGACTCGGGAAGAGTATCAGATGTGTGTAAATACCGTAGTGGATTATATCAACCTTCATTTGGGAGAGGAGATAGATTTGAAATCACTGGCCAGGATTTCTCATTTTTCACCTTTTTACTTCCACCGCATCATAAGTGCCTTTTTAGGCGAACCTATCGGAACTTTTATCATACGTACCCGAACAGAAGCGGCAGCACGCTTGCTACGCTATTCGGATATCCCTGTTGCCGATATTGCATACCGTATCGGTTATTCATCCCCTTCATCGCTCTCCAAGGTGTTCAAACAATTATATGGTATTTCACCTTTAGAGTATAGAAACAATAAAAATTTTGTAATTATGAAACCAGCTATTATCAGACCCGATTTGGAGTTAAAAAGTGAAATAAAAAGCATTCCTGCACGCAACGTGATTTATATCCGGCTATCCGGTGATTATAAATTTAATGATTACTGTGGTACTTGGGGACGCTTATGGCGATTTGTCAAGGAACAGAGCCTGCCAGGAGGCGAACCGTCACCGCTTTGCATTTATTACGATGATCCTAAAGTGACTCCGGCAGAAAAGCTGCGTACCGATGTATGCATGGTGATGCCTGTTACTGTCACCCCTAAAGGAGATATAGGATACAAACTACTTCCAGCAGGACGTTACGCCGTTTTCCTCTACAAAGGTCCCTACGACAATCTACAAGCAGTTTACGACACCATCTACGGAAAATATCTTCCCGAAATGGAATGTACCCTTCGCGATGAAGCCAGTGCCGAACGCTATCTGAACGATCCTGCCAATACCGAACCCAATGAATTGCTGACTGAGATCTATATCCCGGTAGAATAA
- a CDS encoding MerR family transcriptional regulator, translating to MKNKMKFKIGEFSKLCQVTVKTLRHYEEKGLLIPFEVDEWTGYRYYDLVQLRRMNRIIYLKKLGFSLEEIAELFENGKEYPDAELLRMKIEQCKNEIEYLAGRQIELKKLGIMLQKQENIMKKVFQKSFPARIFATHRRKIASYQELFELCPNIIGPEMYRLGCECPDPGYCFTVEYNEEYGINIDIEYFEAVSERKEDSDLIKFKELPEVPVALCANHFGSYEQMPETFAELYAYAEANGYEISDRSRFCYIDGIWNKENIEDWLTEIQLPVKL from the coding sequence ATGAAGAATAAAATGAAGTTTAAAATCGGAGAATTTTCCAAGCTTTGTCAAGTGACGGTCAAAACTCTTCGTCACTATGAAGAGAAAGGGTTGTTAATCCCTTTTGAAGTGGATGAGTGGACTGGCTACCGATATTATGATCTTGTTCAGCTTCGGCGAATGAATCGGATTATTTACCTGAAAAAGTTGGGCTTTAGTCTTGAAGAGATTGCGGAACTATTTGAAAATGGTAAAGAATATCCTGATGCCGAACTGCTAAGAATGAAAATAGAGCAGTGCAAGAATGAGATAGAATATTTGGCAGGACGACAGATTGAGTTGAAAAAGCTGGGAATTATGCTCCAAAAACAAGAAAACATAATGAAAAAGGTCTTTCAAAAATCGTTTCCGGCAAGAATATTTGCCACACATCGTCGTAAAATCGCTTCTTATCAAGAATTATTTGAACTGTGTCCAAATATTATAGGTCCGGAAATGTATCGTTTAGGCTGTGAATGTCCTGATCCGGGATACTGTTTTACCGTGGAATACAACGAAGAGTACGGGATTAACATTGATATTGAATATTTTGAGGCTGTATCTGAACGTAAAGAAGATTCTGATTTGATTAAATTCAAAGAACTTCCCGAAGTTCCCGTAGCTCTTTGTGCTAATCATTTTGGTTCGTATGAACAGATGCCGGAAACTTTTGCAGAACTCTATGCATATGCTGAGGCTAATGGCTACGAAATAAGCGATCGCTCACGTTTTTGCTATATTGACGGTATCTGGAATAAGGAAAATATAGAAGATTGGCTGACTGAAATTCAATTGCCAGTAAAATTATAG
- a CDS encoding putative quinol monooxygenase: MIRLNVFIKVSDAHRATVLELAKDLVAHSLKDGGCIAYDVFESSTRKDVLMICETWKDEASLSAHEKAEHFVTLVPRIHELSEMKLEKFIF, translated from the coding sequence ATGATCAGATTAAATGTTTTCATTAAGGTGTCCGATGCTCACCGGGCTACTGTACTCGAGTTGGCTAAGGACTTGGTGGCACACTCTTTGAAAGATGGAGGTTGCATTGCTTATGATGTCTTTGAAAGTTCTACCCGTAAAGATGTTCTTATGATTTGTGAAACGTGGAAGGATGAAGCATCCTTGTCGGCTCATGAGAAAGCGGAACATTTTGTGACATTAGTCCCTCGGATACATGAGCTGAGTGAAATGAAGTTAGAGAAATTTATCTTCTAA
- the tnpB gene encoding IS66 family insertion sequence element accessory protein TnpB yields the protein MYIFINRLKNCIKLLHAETGGLVMYKKLLEEGTFKIPAYDPETHSYPMTWSDLVIMVEDINEDKRKGKQRRLSDLKRHWQISVNKELAGLLFWLFFHYLYTIKQDIE from the coding sequence GTGTACATATTTATCAACAGGCTGAAAAACTGTATAAAGCTTCTGCACGCAGAAACGGGAGGTCTGGTGATGTACAAGAAGCTGCTTGAGGAAGGAACTTTTAAAATCCCCGCTTATGATCCTGAAACCCACTCGTACCCCATGACATGGAGTGATCTTGTCATCATGGTGGAAGACATCAACGAGGACAAACGAAAGGGAAAGCAAAGACGGCTCTCCGATTTGAAAAGACACTGGCAAATATCTGTAAATAAAGAGCTTGCCGGATTGCTTTTCTGGTTGTTTTTTCACTACCTTTATACAATCAAACAAGATATTGAATGA
- a CDS encoding CatB-related O-acetyltransferase — protein sequence MMTKIYPRTGDKQTVYLNAVVKDPQIAIGDYTIYNDFIADPLLFEKNNVLYHYPIHREKLVIGKYCSIACGAKFLFNCANHTLKSISTYTFPVFYEEWELKKTDVTTAWDYKGDIIIGNDVWIGYEAIIMAGVRIGDGAIIAARAVVTKDIPSYTIVGGTPAKEIRKRFDMDVIAKLLILRWWDWPIDKIHRNLPSIMEGSLNELFFYEE from the coding sequence ATGATGACAAAAATATATCCACGTACAGGAGATAAACAAACGGTGTATCTCAATGCGGTAGTGAAAGATCCACAAATAGCGATTGGTGATTATACTATTTATAATGATTTTATTGCTGATCCTTTGTTGTTTGAAAAGAACAATGTGCTTTATCATTATCCTATTCATAGAGAAAAGCTAGTCATAGGTAAATACTGTTCTATTGCCTGTGGTGCGAAATTTCTGTTCAATTGTGCTAACCATACATTAAAATCCATATCAACTTATACTTTTCCAGTATTCTATGAAGAATGGGAATTGAAAAAAACAGATGTTACTACTGCTTGGGATTATAAAGGAGATATTATAATCGGTAATGATGTGTGGATTGGTTATGAAGCCATTATTATGGCAGGAGTCCGTATAGGAGATGGAGCGATTATTGCCGCACGTGCTGTTGTGACGAAGGATATTCCATCTTATACGATTGTAGGTGGTACGCCTGCCAAAGAAATCCGGAAGCGCTTTGATATGGATGTGATAGCAAAATTGCTAATTTTAAGATGGTGGGATTGGCCTATTGATAAAATACACCGGAATTTACCATCTATTATGGAGGGGAGTCTAAATGAATTGTTTTTTTATGAAGAATAA
- a CDS encoding BfmA/BtgA family mobilization protein, which translates to MPNSSRKTIFTTISIDKETAALVEKICKRYSLKKSEVVKLAFGYIDKAHINPSEAPESVKSELAKINKRQDDIIRFIRHYEEEQLNPMIRATNSIALRFDAIGKTLETLILSQLEASQERQISVLKKLSEQFCNHADVINNQSKQINALYQIHQRDYKKLLQLIQLNSELSACGVMDSKRKENLKAEINNLINT; encoded by the coding sequence ATGCCAAATAGCAGTCGAAAAACGATATTCACTACCATTTCCATAGACAAGGAAACGGCAGCTTTGGTAGAGAAGATATGCAAACGCTATTCACTGAAAAAGAGTGAAGTTGTAAAGTTGGCGTTCGGGTATATAGACAAGGCGCATATCAACCCATCCGAAGCACCTGAATCCGTAAAATCAGAACTGGCGAAAATAAATAAGAGACAGGATGATATTATCCGCTTCATTCGCCACTACGAGGAAGAACAACTGAATCCTATGATACGAGCAACAAATTCTATAGCTTTGCGCTTTGATGCTATCGGCAAAACTTTGGAAACTCTGATCCTCTCTCAACTGGAAGCCAGTCAGGAAAGACAAATATCCGTGCTTAAAAAGTTAAGTGAGCAGTTCTGTAATCATGCCGATGTGATAAACAACCAATCCAAGCAGATTAATGCCCTCTATCAGATACATCAACGGGATTATAAGAAGTTACTTCAACTGATACAACTCAATTCGGAACTTTCTGCTTGCGGTGTGATGGATAGTAAAAGGAAAGAGAATCTGAAAGCCGAAATCAACAATTTGATAAACACATAA
- a CDS encoding MATE family efflux transporter has product MNYSYKQIWLINFPVMMSILMEQLINITDAVFLGHVGEVALGASAIAGIYYLAIYMLGFGFSIGLQVMIARRNGERNYKATGKTFFQGLFFLSGLAIPLCLLIQIISPLILKRLITSPEIYQAVVRYLDWRSFGLLFSFPFLAIRSFFVGITFTKALSWAAIIAVIINISLNYFLIFALELDISGAAIASSLAEMGSLVMLCIYMYWKIDKEKYGLYPGWDGKLLVNVLNLSVWSMFHAFISVAPWFLFFVAIEHLGRTELAISNITRSVSALFFVIANSFAVTTGSLVSNAIGAGVGNELFAICSKVLKLGYAIGVPLVGIAMCCNRWIVGFYTDSETLIQLAFVPFIVMLLNYTFALPGYVYLNAVGGTGKTKITFLFQVTTTFVYLTYLFLLSFYTQVSLAVYLTAEYLFVILLAVQSIIYLKYKHY; this is encoded by the coding sequence ATGAATTATTCATATAAACAAATCTGGCTCATCAACTTTCCGGTGATGATGAGCATTTTAATGGAGCAGCTGATTAATATAACGGACGCTGTCTTTCTAGGTCATGTAGGAGAAGTCGCACTAGGAGCATCCGCCATTGCCGGAATTTATTATCTGGCAATTTACATGCTTGGATTCGGTTTTAGCATAGGTTTGCAAGTAATGATTGCCCGGAGAAATGGAGAACGGAATTACAAGGCAACAGGAAAGACATTCTTTCAAGGATTATTCTTTTTATCAGGATTGGCGATTCCACTTTGCCTGTTGATTCAAATAATTTCTCCTTTGATATTGAAACGTTTAATTACTTCACCGGAGATTTATCAGGCAGTGGTTCGGTATTTGGATTGGCGTAGTTTCGGTTTACTATTCTCGTTTCCGTTTCTGGCCATTCGTTCTTTCTTTGTAGGGATCACATTTACGAAAGCTTTGTCATGGGCAGCTATTATCGCGGTAATAATCAATATCTCTTTAAATTATTTCTTGATATTTGCATTGGAATTAGACATTTCGGGAGCTGCTATTGCTTCATCTTTAGCCGAAATGGGCTCTTTAGTTATGCTTTGTATCTATATGTACTGGAAAATTGACAAAGAGAAATATGGGTTGTATCCGGGCTGGGATGGAAAGTTACTTGTAAACGTTTTGAACTTGTCTGTATGGAGTATGTTTCATGCCTTTATCAGTGTTGCACCTTGGTTCCTGTTTTTTGTAGCCATTGAGCATTTAGGAAGAACAGAATTGGCTATATCTAACATAACCAGAAGTGTATCAGCTCTCTTTTTTGTAATAGCCAATTCTTTTGCTGTTACTACAGGATCATTGGTCAGTAACGCGATTGGTGCTGGGGTGGGGAACGAGCTTTTTGCTATCTGTAGTAAGGTTTTAAAACTGGGCTATGCCATTGGGGTTCCATTGGTGGGGATTGCTATGTGTTGTAATCGCTGGATAGTAGGTTTCTATACGGATAGCGAAACATTGATACAATTGGCTTTTGTGCCTTTCATCGTCATGCTGTTGAATTATACTTTTGCTTTGCCCGGTTATGTGTATTTAAATGCCGTAGGAGGAACGGGGAAAACTAAAATTACATTTCTATTTCAGGTGACGACTACATTCGTATATTTGACGTACCTGTTTCTGTTAAGTTTTTATACACAAGTATCTCTGGCGGTCTACCTGACGGCAGAGTATCTTTTTGTAATTCTATTGGCAGTGCAATCTATCATCTATTTGAAATATAAACATTATTAA
- a CDS encoding IS66 family transposase: MTTKEDTPKRVTDSMKEQLALLMETNRKQSEVIESQTKTIEELRATIVELNASLAWLKRKAFGKMSEKCDPINNGDPMLPFDYGDLGQIEVEIEAARNKAAQIITSKPQVTSKTPHRNWIIMDDLPVVTVVIELEDLDLGKYVKIGEEYTRTLEMKPGYLYVKDTVRPTYAIKDGTEAIENGNRIVVTAPLPLMPIYKGMPGASILAEILLQKYEYHVPFYRQVKQLEPLGVKLSRNTLDGWFKPVCELLRPLYLELKKKVLSSDYIQVDETTLPVIEHDRHKAAKEHIWIVRAAVPRLFFFDYDNGSRSQKVAVDLLKSVSNS; encoded by the coding sequence ATGACAACGAAAGAAGATACACCGAAGCGGGTGACGGACTCTATGAAGGAACAGCTTGCCTTGCTGATGGAGACGAACCGGAAGCAAAGTGAGGTCATCGAGTCCCAGACCAAGACCATAGAGGAACTCCGCGCCACGATAGTTGAACTGAACGCCTCCCTGGCATGGTTGAAAAGGAAAGCGTTCGGAAAGATGAGTGAGAAATGCGATCCTATAAACAACGGGGACCCCATGCTCCCTTTTGATTACGGTGACTTGGGACAGATAGAGGTGGAAATCGAAGCGGCCAGAAACAAGGCGGCACAGATCATCACCTCGAAACCCCAAGTCACCAGTAAAACTCCACACCGCAACTGGATCATCATGGATGACCTTCCGGTCGTGACGGTTGTCATCGAGCTGGAAGACCTCGATCTGGGCAAATACGTCAAGATAGGCGAGGAATACACCAGAACCCTTGAGATGAAACCCGGGTACCTCTATGTAAAAGACACGGTACGCCCCACGTATGCAATCAAAGACGGGACGGAGGCCATTGAAAACGGGAACCGGATCGTAGTCACCGCCCCTTTGCCGTTGATGCCCATATATAAAGGTATGCCCGGGGCTTCCATACTCGCGGAGATACTTTTACAGAAATACGAGTATCACGTTCCGTTTTACCGGCAGGTCAAGCAACTGGAACCTCTGGGAGTGAAACTGTCGAGAAACACGTTGGATGGCTGGTTCAAGCCGGTCTGTGAACTTTTAAGACCTCTTTACCTTGAACTCAAAAAGAAAGTCCTCTCCTCTGACTACATACAGGTGGATGAAACCACTCTCCCGGTCATAGAACATGACAGGCACAAGGCGGCAAAGGAGCATATCTGGATAGTACGAGCGGCAGTGCCGCGCCTGTTCTTCTTCGATTATGACAACGGATCGCGTTCTCAAAAGGTTGCGGTCGATCTCTTGAAAAGTGTGAGTAACAGTTAG
- a CDS encoding thiol-disulfide oxidoreductase DCC family protein, whose product MNIILFDGVCNLCNGVVSFIIKRDKKALFRFAALQSGTGQLLLKRYGVENENITLFYFKDNVCFRKSAAVLHIFKDLGGIWKCFYPLIILPVCLRDTVYLFISRNRYRWFGKRKNCMIPTEEIRKRFLY is encoded by the coding sequence ATGAACATCATTCTGTTTGATGGTGTATGTAATCTTTGTAACGGAGTGGTCAGCTTCATTATAAAGAGAGATAAAAAAGCCCTGTTCCGGTTTGCTGCTTTACAATCCGGCACAGGGCAACTTTTGCTTAAAAGATACGGTGTGGAAAATGAGAATATCACTTTATTCTATTTCAAAGATAATGTCTGTTTCCGAAAATCCGCTGCCGTATTACATATATTCAAAGACCTGGGTGGGATATGGAAATGTTTTTATCCGTTAATTATTCTTCCTGTCTGCTTGAGGGATACCGTTTACCTGTTTATTTCACGTAATAGGTATCGTTGGTTCGGTAAAAGAAAAAACTGTATGATTCCTACGGAAGAAATACGTAAACGTTTCCTCTATTGA